The following proteins come from a genomic window of Nostoc sp. TCL26-01:
- a CDS encoding VWA domain-containing protein gives MMSNRDYTLIIDKSGSMSTQDQAGGRSRWEIAQESTLALARKCEQFDPDGITVYVFSGRFKRYESVTSAKVAQIFLENDPAGTTNLASVLQDALNNYFQRKTSGKTQPNGETILVITDGEPDDRKAVFETIISATRQMERDEELAISIIQVGSDAQATKFLKALDDQLQGVGAKFDICDTITLDDLEDMSLADVLMNAITD, from the coding sequence ATGATGAGTAACCGAGACTACACACTAATCATTGATAAAAGTGGGAGTATGTCTACCCAAGATCAAGCAGGTGGTAGAAGCAGATGGGAGATAGCCCAGGAATCAACTCTGGCTTTAGCAAGAAAGTGTGAACAGTTTGATCCAGACGGCATTACTGTCTACGTATTTTCTGGGAGATTTAAACGTTATGAAAGCGTTACCTCTGCTAAAGTTGCCCAAATCTTTTTAGAGAATGATCCTGCGGGAACAACAAATTTGGCAAGTGTACTCCAAGATGCTTTGAATAATTATTTTCAACGCAAAACCAGTGGTAAAACTCAGCCCAATGGTGAGACAATTTTAGTCATTACAGACGGTGAACCAGACGATCGCAAGGCTGTATTTGAAACTATCATCAGTGCTACTCGGCAGATGGAACGTGATGAAGAATTAGCTATTTCCATCATTCAAGTAGGTTCCGATGCTCAAGCTACGAAATTTCTCAAAGCTTTAGATGATCAGCTACAAGGTGTTGGGGCTAAATTTGATATTTGCGACACCATCACTCTAGACGATTTAGAAGATATGAGTCTTGCAGATGTATTAATGAATGCAATTACTGATTAG
- a CDS encoding GTP-binding protein encodes MTSILPEPHHSDSPNWEEELDSAIFSFEDIQAELNYKQAQTALRNLVANLDLSVQEKTGLESEIADLETMLGKLDHMVVQIAVFGMVGRGKSSLLNALVGETVFETGPLHGVTRAAQRVNWHINEEAIGETECALRVTLPAVGQSQVELIDTPGLDEIDGETRTVLAQQIAKQADLILFVISGDMTKIEHEALSQLREAGKPIILVFNKVDQYPEADRITIYQKIRDERVKELLTPLEIVMTAASPIVKTSVRRPDGSRGLQVRPGTAQVGELKLKILEILQREGKALVALNTMLYADNVNEQLVQRKLMIREQNANQLIWQAVMTKAVAIALNPITIVDILSSIVIDIALILGLSKLYGIPMTEAGAVQLLQKIALSMGGIGVSELLANLGLSGLKTLLGLSATATAGVALAPYVSVALTQAGVAGVSSYGIGQVTKAYLANGATWGPDGPKAVINRILATLDETSIINRIKNELQVKLHQSS; translated from the coding sequence ATGACTTCCATACTCCCCGAACCTCATCATAGCGATTCACCCAACTGGGAAGAAGAGTTAGATAGTGCCATTTTTAGCTTTGAGGATATTCAAGCAGAACTGAATTATAAACAAGCGCAAACGGCACTACGAAACTTAGTAGCTAATCTTGACCTCAGTGTGCAAGAAAAAACTGGCTTGGAGTCGGAAATCGCTGATTTAGAAACCATGCTAGGGAAATTAGATCACATGGTAGTGCAAATTGCCGTATTTGGCATGGTGGGACGGGGTAAGTCTTCCTTACTCAATGCTTTAGTTGGGGAAACTGTCTTTGAAACTGGCCCTTTACATGGTGTAACTCGTGCGGCTCAACGAGTAAATTGGCACATTAATGAAGAGGCGATTGGAGAAACAGAATGCGCCTTGCGAGTGACTTTACCTGCTGTTGGGCAATCGCAGGTGGAGTTAATTGATACACCTGGGTTAGATGAAATTGACGGAGAAACACGTACAGTATTGGCACAACAAATTGCCAAACAGGCAGATTTGATTCTGTTCGTGATTTCTGGCGACATGACGAAGATAGAACATGAGGCGCTTTCTCAGTTACGAGAAGCTGGTAAGCCGATCATTTTAGTATTTAACAAGGTAGATCAATATCCCGAAGCAGACCGGATCACAATCTATCAGAAAATTCGGGATGAGAGAGTCAAAGAGTTACTCACGCCGCTAGAAATCGTCATGACGGCTGCATCGCCAATCGTGAAAACATCTGTACGTCGTCCTGATGGAAGTCGGGGTTTGCAGGTGCGTCCAGGTACGGCTCAAGTTGGCGAATTAAAGCTGAAAATTTTGGAGATTTTGCAACGTGAAGGTAAAGCTTTAGTGGCGCTGAATACCATGCTGTATGCTGACAATGTGAATGAGCAATTGGTGCAGCGCAAATTGATGATTCGAGAACAGAACGCCAATCAGTTGATTTGGCAGGCTGTCATGACTAAAGCTGTGGCGATCGCTCTCAATCCCATTACTATAGTAGATATACTAAGTAGCATAGTTATAGATATTGCTTTAATTCTAGGGTTGTCTAAACTCTATGGTATCCCCATGACTGAAGCTGGTGCTGTGCAATTATTGCAAAAAATCGCCTTAAGTATGGGTGGTATCGGTGTCAGTGAACTCCTAGCAAATCTAGGTTTGAGTGGGTTAAAAACTTTACTGGGTCTTTCTGCTACAGCTACAGCTGGTGTTGCTCTCGCTCCCTACGTATCTGTTGCGTTAACTCAAGCGGGGGTAGCTGGTGTCTCTTCCTATGGAATTGGACAAGTTACCAAAGCTTATTTAGCCAATGGCGCAACATGGGGACCAGACGGGCCAAAAGCAGTAATTAACAGGATTTTAGCCACACTGGATGAGACTTCTATCATCAATCGCATCAAAAATGAGTTGCAAGTGAAACTACATCAATCAAGTTAG
- a CDS encoding bifunctional 2-polyprenyl-6-hydroxyphenol methylase/3-demethylubiquinol 3-O-methyltransferase UbiG, with protein sequence MSDSQTSKNWYSQDLEQRKNWYSQVANAYNKTRPRYPQAIIDRVVELTQLGSDSSILEIGCGPGNATLAFAQLGLKMVCLEPSPAACDIARQNCAAYPQVEIHQTLFEDWELEPAKFNAVLAATSLHWVTPEIAYRKTAAALQDNGFLILLWNMTPQPQYAVYQKLREVYQIHAPSLGQYEDRNTQERILQGFGQKILDSGLFEDLISENIIFTITYHVDDYLLLLSTLSPYIGLDANIRIALFAGLKDTIEQHYQGMIEISFLSAFHIARKSLSILDF encoded by the coding sequence ATGAGCGACTCACAAACAAGCAAAAACTGGTATTCACAAGACTTGGAACAACGAAAAAACTGGTACTCACAAGTTGCCAATGCCTATAACAAAACTAGGCCACGCTATCCTCAAGCAATCATTGATCGTGTTGTTGAGTTAACACAACTTGGTTCTGATAGTAGCATTCTGGAAATAGGTTGTGGCCCTGGAAATGCTACTTTGGCATTTGCTCAGTTAGGTTTAAAAATGGTGTGTCTAGAACCTAGTCCAGCAGCTTGTGACATAGCTAGACAAAACTGTGCAGCCTATCCCCAAGTAGAAATTCACCAGACCTTATTTGAAGACTGGGAATTAGAACCAGCAAAATTTAATGCTGTTCTCGCAGCTACTTCTCTCCATTGGGTGACACCAGAGATAGCATATCGCAAAACAGCAGCAGCCTTACAAGACAATGGTTTTTTGATTTTACTGTGGAATATGACACCTCAACCCCAGTATGCAGTTTACCAAAAGTTACGTGAGGTTTATCAAATTCACGCGCCTTCCCTGGGGCAGTATGAAGATAGAAACACTCAAGAGCGCATCCTCCAAGGATTCGGACAGAAAATTCTGGATTCTGGTTTATTTGAAGATTTAATTTCCGAAAATATTATCTTTACTATTACATATCATGTTGATGATTATTTACTGCTGTTGAGTACTCTATCGCCTTATATCGGATTAGATGCAAACATCAGAATTGCCCTATTTGCCGGATTAAAAGACACCATAGAGCAGCATTATCAGGGCATGATAGAAATTTCCTTCCTCTCAGCTTTTCATATTGCTAGAAAATCTTTATCCATACTGGATTTTTAA